A single window of Granulicella mallensis MP5ACTX8 DNA harbors:
- a CDS encoding SGNH/GDSL hydrolase family protein — protein sequence MRLNLYKLSIVALFVCGVAMIGPARAHAQDHASRPEETEWTWEVRPVHVDPKLPNVLLVGDSITRNYYPEVKKQLADVANVYLFAASTSLGDPRLPRELVEFSIMEGVSFKVVHFNNGMHGWTYSEEEFKAAFPSYLRTLHKIAPKASFIWANITPVKAEDTPGPTNARIEARNDIAQAIMAKADIPVDDQHELMTHHTDQYEDHVHFNPTGAAIQGQQVAQFIRSALKK from the coding sequence ATGAGATTGAATTTGTACAAGCTGTCGATCGTTGCGCTGTTTGTCTGTGGAGTGGCGATGATAGGGCCAGCCAGGGCGCATGCGCAGGATCACGCCTCGCGACCAGAAGAGACGGAGTGGACTTGGGAGGTTCGTCCGGTGCATGTCGATCCGAAGCTTCCCAATGTTCTATTGGTCGGCGACTCCATCACGAGAAACTACTATCCAGAGGTCAAGAAGCAGTTAGCCGATGTTGCGAATGTCTACCTGTTTGCCGCGTCGACCAGCCTGGGAGATCCTCGTCTTCCCCGTGAGCTTGTCGAGTTCTCGATAATGGAAGGGGTTTCCTTCAAAGTGGTGCACTTCAATAACGGTATGCACGGCTGGACGTATTCGGAGGAGGAGTTCAAGGCCGCCTTTCCCTCTTACCTTCGGACTCTGCATAAGATCGCTCCCAAAGCTTCGTTTATCTGGGCAAATATCACGCCGGTAAAAGCGGAAGATACTCCGGGGCCTACCAACGCTCGCATTGAAGCCAGAAATGACATTGCTCAAGCGATTATGGCTAAGGCTGACATTCCTGTGGATGACCAGCATGAATTGATGACCCATCACACGGATCAGTACGAAGACCACGTGCATTTCAATCCCACGGGGGCGGCTATTCAGGGCCAGCAGGTGGCGCAATTTATTCGGTCAGCGCTGAAGAAATAA